TGTTTGAATTCCCAACAGTTGTGACATCAGAGTCAAAGCTGTTATTAGGAGAGTAACCAGAGACAGACAGCACCTCGCTGACTAACCTTTTACTTTGTCCTCAACTgcattatgctctaatatgtatcaacagactgttaTTGacccatttaaagcatttttagacattttaaaatttgacaggtgatttttggacatcccataatatcatgtttttctgtcatatcaGATCATATTATTACAGTGGTCttgaagtgcaaaccacaccagcaattcacacaacacgccagcaattcacacaacacaccagcaattcaccacaacacaccagcaattcacaaaatacaccagcaattcacacaacacaacagcaaataatcacaacacaccagcaattcatcacaacacatcaGCAATTCACACatggtggggttttttgttgatatttctggacaaactatactaccacatgtatcaacagactataattgacccattctaagacatttgaccatttttgccaaaaatcaacatactattaataataataataataataataatacatttcatttatatagagcttttctagaCACTCAAAGAAGCTTCAATTACTATTTTTTGAGggggtaatttttggacatcccaaaatatggtgttttactgtcatttctggccatattatgttATAATATACGTTGGTAAGGATaatctgttcttttcttttctttaatctTTTGTTAATTACTTCTGCACAAGTTTTTCGGTACCAGTAATCAATGTTTGAATTCCCAACATGTTGTGACATCAGAGTCAAAGCTGTTATTAGGAGAGTTAAGGAGAGTAACCAGAGTCAGACAGCACCTCGCTGCCCAACCTTTTACTCAACTGTACGCTGTAACCAGACAGGTAAAATCAGAAGATTGAAATCTGCGAAATTTGTTCTGTATTCATGGATAATGTTTCTGTGGTAAGAGTTTTTACTCTCTCAGGGATAAATGAGACAATGAATTATAGAATTGCTATTTTTTCACTTACTTTGCTGTATTACtgtatgattttgttttttaatatctctctcatcatcatcatcgtcttAGATGAGAACCTGCATGAACCCATGTACATCTTATTGTGCAGTGTCTGCATTAATGGGCTTTATGGCACCACAGGTTTCTACCCCAAATTCCTCTTAGATGTGCTGTCTTCCTCCCAACAGATCTCATATGAAGGATGTCTTTTACAGGCTTTTGTCATGTACTCATTTGCTTGCTCTGAGTTATCCATTCTAGCAGTTATGGCTTACGACAGATATCTGGCTATATGTCGACCACTGCACTACCACTCTTTCATGAATAAGAGGAGGCTCTCTCAGCTGATTTGTTTCTCCTGGCTCACACCTTTCTGCATCTTCTCCATCAACGTTCTTATAACATTTACACTGAAGTTATGTGGTTCCAAAATTCAGAAACTCTTCTGTGTGAACTGGATGATTGTTAAGCTTGCTTGCTCTGATACAGTTTCAAGTGATGTTCTGTCATATgcaattattatcatttatgtGTTTCATGGGTTATTCATAATTTGGACCTACATGCATCTTATTAGAACTTGTGTTAAATCTAAAGATGACAGAGTGAAGTTTATGCAGACATGTGTACCCCATTTAGTATCTTTACTCACGTTCATGGTTGTTATGCTTTTTGATTTGATGTATATGCGATTTGGCTCCAAAGATTTACCTCAAAGCCTTCGAAACTTTATTGGTATAGAATTTCTGCTTATTCCTCCTATGATGAATCCTTTAATATATGGATTTAAACTGGCCAAAATACGAAACAGAATTCTGGGTTTTGTttatattaaaagaaaatgacatattcatttaatttcaattcTTCGTTTTTGTTGATTTAACAGGGACAATACAGATGGACATTATTTTATAAGAAGACGTAATGCAACAGATGTATACAAAACATCTAACTGAAGCTAATATTTAGTCTTTAATTTGATATGAAAAAGGTCCATGCACTTACTATATGATATGttatgatttttgttttcaactctgatcattttatttatatgctatatataatgtaaatgaaCATGTTTCTCTTGTTCTGTTCTTGCATGTAAACAACAAGTGTTTTGTAAGAAGGACATTTTCTACACTTGAGCAGTATATTCTAACAACAGCAGAGCAGTATATtctaacaaaaaatattcatatccCTTAGACATATCAGAAGATGTATTCTCTGCATATGAGCTTAAAAAGAAACTTGTCTTAAACATGGAGATTTTGAGCTTAATGGTAAAGGTTTATTTTACACAGCACAGCATAGAGAACTTATACTATACCCCTTATACTAGGCACACTTAAAAGATTTAGAATAATTTCCATCTCACCACATTTAAAGAGCAATTATCTATAGGCCTACagatgatttaatttatttttcccaATCAGACCAATGTCCGGATACTGAGGGCATGCACACCCGTAACTTGATTGAGGTTTAACTTATACATCTTTATGTCCATGGTGCTTCAAAATGCACCTCACATCTCTTGGTAGAGACTCACTTGCAGTTGGTGTCAGACTGTATTTTCCCCTGCTGGGGCCTGGATCCTTGGAGCAGTAAGCTGCCCAGCAGAACCCCAGCTGCAGCCCCAACAGCTGACCTGGAGCTACCTCCTGGCACCGCCCTGGAGGAGCCAGCAAGGGCCCCAACAGCAGCTCCAAGTGCAGCACCTCCAGCCCTCAGCCACGACGACAACCATTCAGCCTCATGTTGCCACACTTGGTTAGCAGTCTCTCTCTGTAGGCACAATCACTGTGTAAACACACCAGGCTACCATCCCAGCATTCAGCAATATCAAGTGCACAGTATCTCACAGCTGATTGTATCTAATGAATTGTCTGACTGTACTAGCTGATTATCTCATGTTCAGAAGGAGAATGGATCTCCAAAATGTTGGACCCGATTGATGCATGAATTGAATGGGAAAAAACTTGGACCCAAGGACAGGCTGATCCTGATGATGAAACCCGTGCCAACTGCAGGTTACTAGTTGATGACAAATgctctaaaaatgaataaatgagccCCTGAAAAATGTGCTATGAATATTCAAGgccaggcattttaaaatttgacaatttttgacaaatatcgacatactataatatgacttttttggacatcccataatacggtgttttctgtcattttgtggccataTTATTCTGTAATATTAATCAACAGACCATaaatgacccattttaagcattttaggtattttaaaatttgaccttttttgacaaaattatttatttagacaattaaacctaagtgttGATACATATGGGGTACTcaagcttcctcccacagtccaaaaaaatgCAGAGTATAATTTAacctattttaagcattttaggcatttttaaatttgacatttttttgacaaaaatcaacacgCATTgaatagtatgacttttttttgagggggtcatatTTGGACATTGCATAATATGGTGTATAAATATATTGGTTGTATCTGGACTAAACCAACATTGTTAGGATGATAAAATATGACCATAGTTCTGATAATTATGTTGGAAATAATATATGTGAAAAGCCAAGAGCTGTATGTGCCCAGCTGAGATGAAAATTTATTAGTTCAATGTGCTGTTAGAAAATTAGTCCAGCgttgtcttttattttcactTGCAACTGTGCAATATTTGGGTTTCGTAAGATATGATTTTGTAAATAAGGTTGATGCACAAAGATTGAGTTGGCTCTTGACGTGTGAAACcagttttttcagtgtacagtttatttgaaacttattatgtaaaatatgtttttttttaagaatatcGTAGTAATTTATAATGTGgcaatttatttgatttgttttgttgttatatcttacatgttttgtaaaataatgGTGTCTTGTCAtgacacagaaataaaatgagTAACTGTGCCATGGCCTTGTTGCTGTCTTTAATCTGTTTCATATCCTTTAGTGTAATAGTGCCATCCAGTGATGCAATATGGAAATGCAACCTTAGGTCAGAGTTAAGTTTCATTGTAGTAAAGTAAATGACCAGTGGGTAGACATTTTCTTCATATCTGTACATTTTTCTGATACCTCACAAGTCTTAATTCATCTATTGTGACTGTAGAATGTAAATAGTGTTCATTTTGAAAAAttgctgttttcttttcttgcatGGAGCAAATCTGTTGGTATAGCAGCCTACATAATGAAAGCATGCTGTTTTGTATACATTTGCATACACTCATTCTCTGACATACAGTTAGCAGCTGTAAAAGCTCAAATTCAGCCTATGCAATCCTCAGTGCCAGGGGTCTGATCCCAGAGCCCCACCAGTAAGTAACTTGTTGCTAGCTAGCTTGTCTCATTTGAAGTCAGATAAACCAAGGGCGTATAAAGAGAACTAGATGCAGCTATGGAGGCAGGGCCCCGTTCATTCCTCTGAAAGTTGCTTAGTGGCGCATCAAGCCAACTTCCATGTGTAAAATTACTCAGGTCTTCAACATCTATGGGCCAGTCACTACCAGTAATAGGTGTGTTTCCACTTTAGTGggatacctggaatgaggccgAAACGCCCCTATTTTGAATGTGAGCCGTCCCTCGCGGCTGTTTGACCAGACTTTTTTTGGCTCTGTCGAAGTGAAGGGCCATTTATTCTCCCCCGAAAAAAGCCTGGtagctgattggatagatcgctaagcgggatgtgatgGAGTACTTgacagcacaaaaacacacgccATTTTTAAAACCCAGCAAAGTAGCGAGTAGTCCTCTCGTCCATAATAATTGCCGccatgtgcatgaacacagcaACAAGAAACACAGCAAGCTCTGCTCCTACCATCTTGGCATCTCCTTCCATTGTTTGGTGTGTTTCCCAGTTAAATCTGTCAcgtatgtgacgtcacggtcgaaactgttgctaagtgattccgtgacgtatggttttcgatcgtcacGTAATCACTTAGCAACAGTTTTGACTGTGACGTCACATATGCGACAGATACCAGAGTCTGGTAAGTCCCTCTGGGGGATTTCTTATAATGGAGACATGCCAAGTGAGCGACATTTAAGAGGGCGCGGCCTGAAACTTTCCCAGAGGCCATTTTTTATCCGTATGGAACCACGCCTAATGCTACAACCATGTGGCATGTTCTAAGAGCCTTTATTCATTGACATTTTctgattcatttgtttttcagtttcacAGTTAGTCATAGCTGTCAGTAAATTCAATGACAACACAACTTCTCTGGTCTGAGGGCCTTTCTGGGCATATTGGATTGTTTAGCATGAAGAGGGAGACCAACATAAGTGTATTGCACTCCTTCCCTTATACAACCTTCAAGAttttacaaaaatgttaaacatcCATTTCCACTCACCTTCTCATGCAGCATGATGTCATCGCCCGACACTACCAGTCTTTTTTGTTCTGTCTCTGTAACTTAAAGAGGTTAGTGACAATTAGATAACTTTACCAGACTCTTTAACTGAGGATTGTGCTGTTCATCAGGTTGTACTCACTGGGTTTAACCGTGTCTCCATGGTGGCTCAGTGGCACAGTGAATGcccatttttgttgttggccAAGCTCCTCCAATGACTTGAGGTCcgtcattgtttcttttttctgcatCCCTTCAATTGCGGCCTTCAACACCTGCTTAGTatcttcattttctctcttcagCTGTtcaactgtctctttaagctcTTTTGCTTCTCCTCTGTGATTAATTATCATTTGATCCAGCTCTTTATCTTTCTCTTCATACTTTTCCTTCCAGGCTGCACTCTCTTGCTCTTGTTTCTTCACTCTTTCCTCTAGCACTTCCTTTTCCACCTCATTGCTTTGCTTTGTAGCTTTTATCACATCATCTTTCACAGCACATCTTTCACTCAGACTTGTTATCATTCTGTCTTTCCCCATAATGACTTCTTTGAGCTGGTTGTTCTCCCGCTCAGCCTCCACTAATCTCCTGCTAATCTCTTCTTCATAatctttatttttcctatctTCCGACTCCTTCCCAGCCTTCAGAGCTTCAATCTGCTCATCTTTCTCTTCAGTTGTTTTAATCATGTCCTCTGCTACCCGCTCCTTCTCCTCTGCTGCTTGCCTCAGCAGATCATTTTCCTTTCTTGCCTTCTTGAGCTGGTTTGCTTTCTTTTGGGAAATTTGATCAAGCTTCCTGTTGCTTTCTTGGAGTTTAATAAAACTTCGCAACAAGTGTCCAGTATCATTCTCCACCTCTGTTTCCTCAATCTTTGCCAGCAGTTCTCTCACCTGAATGTCTCCTTTGTTTGAGTTATCAAAAACATGATATCTATTCCCACATTTGTCCACCAACCACTGAAGAGAAGGCCATCTCTCAATGTGCTCCTCAATAGGAGTGACTCCCAGTTTGTCTCCCCAGGTGAACAACACGATGATTCGAGTCCACCCCCACACCCCGAGTAAGCTGAGATGTTCCTCTGCTTTCAACCGGTCCGTTTCAGTGAAAGTCTCATCACTGCGTACAACCAACAGGACAGCATGGGGAACAGGGGCACACAGAGATGCACTGTGGGTAATCTGGTGTCGTACCTCCTGTGGAGTGTCCTGTGAGCAGTATCTCCCATACCAGCCAGGAGCCTCAACCACAGTGACTTGCCTTTTATGAACATCACCTCGTCTCTCAGTGCACTGTGATGTTGAATGTCCAACAGGAAATACTTCCTCTCCAAGAATGgtgtttcctgctgagctcTTCCCAACCTGCTGTGGTCCCAAGAGGAGAAGTCGAAGCATTGAGGTCGGAGCAGCCTCTCCTCGATTTAACAGACACATTATGCAAGATTTAGACAACAATATTATCTTGGAAGAATATGATGCTTGGATGCACTTTAATAAATGACAATGACTTAGGGATTGATTAGGAGGAAGGACGCAGCAGGTGCTCTTTAAAATGGGGAAAGCTTTTTTTAAGGAAACTTTAGTTATTTGACATTGAATTTAAAGTTAgttagttaaataaatgtaaaccaCCAGAAGTGAAGTGGTTTCATGGTGCCGTAAAGCATGATGCACAGAAGTTAGGTTAAGATCATTCAAATAACattgtttcctttggtttagTTTGTTTCACCCATTCACCATCCCTCATTGAGTGGAATGTATCAGTCTTTATACTCTGTATACTCACTTCCCTCTCTGCTTTTAAACTCCCTAATGGCTGTCGTTCACAATGACTATGGCTACCAGAAGCTGCTGCTTACTACTGtcatatttgtaataataagcTGCAGCCTATAGGGTCGTATTTTTGGGGATGACAGTATCTCATTaggtttaaccctcctgttatgtcgCGGGTGAATTGGCCcttttcaaaatttaaaaatttaaaaatctaaaaaaaataataataataaatatatatatgaaacgggatgaaacttcttctgcttggcttaataagtgaaatcaacatataaaatgaaaatggttaattTCACCATTtcagtaatggagttaataatgaaatataaacaatgtttattgggatttctTGGCTTCTGACACTTTTGGGTAGATTAAACATGAGTCAAATTGGCCCACAAAAATGATTGCTGTttctgagaaacgaacataacaggaaggtTAAAATATTCACCCTCCTTTTTCTCAACCAACTAAGGATGGATGTATCTAGTTCTGCTAAATTTAGTTTTGTTGTTGAAAACGCTTCATGTCATGTCATCTGTGGACAAAAGGCGACACTATGAGAGCCGTGAGAGTGAACCAAACAGTAAATGTTTGCAGGACAAAACCAAACGACAAGCTGAAACAAGCTAAAAAGCATCACGTGATAATTCTGTGTAGATTCGTCACTGACTCCTTTAACATTACACACGTCATATATGATCCAGTGTTGAATGAATTAAGTGATGCTTACCCATAAGAGATCTGAGTGTACTTCTGGTCGTCTGCACATTCATTCGCCTCAGAATCGCCCTCTCTTCtacctctttcttttctctcccagTTATTCTAGAGACTTCCTCATTTGTAGCAACATAACCAACATCTCCTGCCTTCATGTTTCCTTGAAGCATTGCATCAATCTTCTCCAAAAGTTCTGCAACCTGAGCATCATCATCTTCTCCCCAGATGCTCGTGTCTAGAAGGTGGTATCTATGTCCACACCTCTCCAGAACTGCTCTGAGAAACCTGTGTTTTCTAGCGTAGCTCTCTATGGAAGACCCTCTCAGTCTCTCACATCTGGTGAATATTACTATTGTATTTCTCCACACTGTGTCATTAAGCAGCTCAAGAGGCCCCTCGACTGTCCACTCCCTGCCTCGGTGAGAGCTGATGGGTATGACCATGAGGAAGGCGTGAGGGCCTGGTTGGCACATGGCCATGCAGGCTGCCATGTTGTCGTTCACCAGGCCGGGGTCCCGGACAGAATAGTGAATCCACCTTTCAGGGCTGTTGATGACAATAACTTCACGGCCGTCATAAAGAACACCCTGTCTCCTAACACACATCTTCACGTCTCTGCTGATGTCAAACATCTTCTGGCCTAGGAGGGTGTTTCCTGTCAGAGTCTTTTCCAACCAGTCGTGTCCCAGGAGGACGATCCTCAGCTCTTGAAGACAGCGTTTGTCCTCTGGAAGCAGATAAGATTATTCAGCAACAATTCAAACATGTCATCATATGGTAGTCCTGCTATATTGTAGCTCTTGTGAATgcttaatatattataaaactGATTCCACACAATGTCTTAGacttcttgataatgattttggttattatcaagaaaagcatggaacatttctagatatcagctcttaaattaaactcttatcagctatttttgttgttatcattatatttgtccaaacaaatgtacctttagttgtacctggaattaaaatgaaaaagaaatttaagaaaacaagggtggtctaatgattttttccatgactgtacatgtcTTTAAAGGCCCCTGAGCCAACAATCTCCACTTCAGCAGCATTAACTTACACCAAGCGTTCCATTTTCATCCCTATCAATATTCTGTAGGTTTTTACTAAGTggtttctttatatataattcAAAGGCTGATTGatataatgttttattccaaaaaacatggcgaaaatgttaattctaaaaacagtattttctgatttttggAATGATAACAAGAGATATCCAAAGTTCCCTTCGTaaaagttttattcaaaaatgtaaaacaatgaTTTTGAAGGAAACTCTAAGTTTGTTAGGAACCTTGGAAGCAGTAGTAGATAAGGCATATGATTAAACGCACCAGAACAAGCTACAATATGGACTGAGTTGAGATTGTTTTGTTAATTTCTAAGTTCTGAGAAACTCAAAATTTGCCATCTCTGCATACTCAATCTACTGAGACGGACATTAATGCAATTAAAAGCTCCAGGACAGGGACCATATCGACCCTGCTGGGAGATTGTTTACTTGGATTGTATAACTGTAATATAATTGTCAGAAAGACACAATGCTACTCTTTATTCTCCAAGTGTTAAACAAGTAAGAGCAAGTGTAAATTAACAGCATACCTTTCCGTGTCTGGGCTCTGCAGCCCACTGAAACCTTTTCTTCCATCTTTGATTTTGTCAAATATTTTCTCAAAGATCAAATTCATGGCAGTCCTCAACGTCCCCTGTGCTTTAATGTTTGACTCAGCTTCCTGTCTGATCAGAGGTCAAAGTCCTGCCAACCTAACCGGTCCAAGTCCAAGTCCAAGGAGAGATATCACATGTAATAATCACAAACAGTAATTACACTTCGTACCCGCTGTATTTAATGCCAGGGTCTGATTAACTGTAATGTTACTGGTCATTTAAGGCTgtataggccataattcattcttccctctcacattcacaaatgtATCTCTcatattcacaaaaatacctctcacgtACATAATTTTATCTCTAACATACACAAAGAatatctctcacattcacaaaaaatgtgtgtatgtgaaagggaaaattgtgaatgtgagagatttaaaaaaatgtgtctggGTGAGATACAATTTTGAATGTGAGATAttctttgtgtatgtgagagggaagaatgaatgaTGGCCTATCCAGTCCATCATAAAAGACACTGTGTTTGTATGTGATTTAGCGTTGCATTTTTTTGAATAAAGTCGGGTTTTTTTACACCAATGTATTcttagcatttatttttctctggtttacctctttattttttgcactacatGGCTCAGGGAGATGCTTGCATTGGTTTATACAATAacgattaaaacaaaaacaagaacggTTTTGGTTATTTCAGATGAGatgtttctgtatttgtttttaatctgtgCTCTTCTCGCAATTTTGAGGTGGGCGGGGCTTAGTTGGAAAAAGAGATTGTGATGTATTTCCATGGACCAATCAGGGCTGAGTATCATTTCCCAAGTTTCAAC
This sequence is a window from Centropristis striata isolate RG_2023a ecotype Rhode Island chromosome 10, C.striata_1.0, whole genome shotgun sequence. Protein-coding genes within it:
- the LOC131979630 gene encoding olfactory receptor 6C1-like, with amino-acid sequence MDNVSVVRVFTLSGINETMNYRIAIFSLTLLYYCMILFFNISLIIIIVLDENLHEPMYILLCSVCINGLYGTTGFYPKFLLDVLSSSQQISYEGCLLQAFVMYSFACSELSILAVMAYDRYLAICRPLHYHSFMNKRRLSQLICFSWLTPFCIFSINVLITFTLKLCGSKIQKLFCVNWMIVKLACSDTVSSDVLSYAIIIIYVFHGLFIIWTYMHLIRTCVKSKDDRVKFMQTCVPHLVSLLTFMVVMLFDLMYMRFGSKDLPQSLRNFIGIEFLLIPPMMNPLIYGFKLAKIRNRILGFVYIKRK
- the LOC131978617 gene encoding GTPase IMAP family member 8-like, which translates into the protein MEEKVSVGCRAQTRKEDKRCLQELRIVLLGHDWLEKTLTGNTLLGQKMFDISRDVKMCVRRQGVLYDGREVIVINSPERWIHYSVRDPGLVNDNMAACMAMCQPGPHAFLMVIPISSHRGREWTVEGPLELLNDTVWRNTIVIFTRCERLRGSSIESYARKHRFLRAVLERCGHRYHLLDTSIWGEDDDAQVAELLEKIDAMLQGNMKAGDVGYVATNEEVSRITGREKKEVEERAILRRMNVQTTRSTLRSLMGEAAPTSMLRLLLLGPQQVGKSSAGNTILGEEVFPVGHSTSQCTERRGDVHKRQVTVVEAPGWYGRYCSQDTPQEVRHQITHSASLCAPVPHAVLLVVRSDETFTETDRLKAEEHLSLLGVWGWTRIIVLFTWGDKLGVTPIEEHIERWPSLQWLVDKCGNRYHVFDNSNKGDIQVRELLAKIEETEVENDTGHLLRSFIKLQESNRKLDQISQKKANQLKKARKENDLLRQAAEEKERVAEDMIKTTEEKDEQIEALKAGKESEDRKNKDYEEEISRRLVEAERENNQLKEVIMGKDRMITSLSERCAVKDDVIKATKQSNEVEKEVLEERVKKQEQESAAWKEKYEEKDKELDQMIINHRGEAKELKETVEQLKRENEDTKQVLKAAIEGMQKKETMTDLKSLEELGQQQKWAFTVPLSHHGDTVKPITETEQKRLVVSGDDIMLHEKRETANQVWQHEAEWLSSWLRAGGAALGAAVGALAGSSRAVPGGSSRSAVGAAAGVLLGSLLLQGSRPQQGKIQSDTNCNVFVVESSFAVWIKRTFGVTSLALLSRPPVTAYSPPSP